The Bacteroidota bacterium DNA window AACAAAACGAATATGTACGGAAAAATGAAGGAGCATCTCCAGAAGGAGTTGCATGAAATTAAGGAAGCCGGTCTCTTTAAAAATGAGCGGATCATCGTATCACCCCAGGGTGCCCCCATCAGCCTGAATACCGGGCAGGAAGTCCTGAATTTTTGTGCCAACAATTACCTTGGACTTTCAAATCACCCCAGGCTTGTCAAAGCTTCGAAGGAAGTTCTTGATTCTCATGGTTTCGGTATGTCGTCAGTAAGGTTCATCTGTGGTACACAGGATATTCACAAGACTCTTGAGAAAAAGATCGCCGACTTTTTCGGAACAGAAGACACCATCCTGTATGCTGCCTGTTTTGATGCTAACGGTGGTGTTTTTGAGCCCTTGTTCACAGCTGAGGATGCCATCATATCCGATTCTTTGAATCATGCTTCCATCATCGATGGAGTAAGACTTTGCAAGGCTCAGCGTTTCCGTTATGAGAACGCCGATATGGCTGACCTGGAAGAAAAGCTGAAAGAAGCTTCCCAGACTGCAAGATTCAAGATTATCGTCACCGACGGTGTTTTCTCCATGGACGGTAATGTAGCCCCGATGGATAAAATTAACGAGTTAGCCAAGAAATACGATGCTCTCATCATGGTCGACGAATGCCATTCAGCCGGTGTTGTTGGTAAGACCGGACGCGGTGTCACCGAATTGTTCAATATTCGCGGCGAAGTGGATATCATTACCGGAACCCTTGGTAAAGCCTTTGGTGGTGGTATCGGTGGTTTCACTACCGGCCGTAAGGAGATCATCGAACTGCTCCGTCAGCGCTCCAGACCTTATCTGTTCTCCAACTCCCTCATCCCTGCCGCTGTCGGCGCCGGTATCGAAATGTTCGATATGATGACGGAAACCAACGAACTGCAGGATAAACTGCACTGGAATACCGAATATTTCATGGAAAAGATGAAGGCAGCAGGATTCGACATCAAACCTTCGAAATCTGCTATTTGCGCAGTTATGCTTTACGATGCAAAGCTTTCACAGGAAATGGCCGCAAAACTCCTCGATGAAGGTATTTACGTCATCGGATTCTATTATCCCGTTGTACCCAAGGGATTGGCACGTATCCGCGTTCAGCTCAGCGCTGCACATGAGAAAGAACATCTTGATAAATGTATCGCCGGTTTTACCAAAGTGGGCAAGGAGCTTGGCGTTATCAAATAAAAGAATCTATATTAACCGCAAAAAGCCTGGCCTTGCTTGCCGGGCTTTTTTTATTTTTGTAAAACATATTTCTCAACCATGCAAAATAATCTACAGGTCTATAATTCATTATCCAGGAAAAAGGAAGCCTTCGAACCCATTAACCCTCCCTTTGTCGGCATGTATGTGTGCGGTCCGACCGTTTACGGGGAAGGCCACCTGGGGCACGCCCGCCCGGCCATTACCTTCGACCTTATCTTCCGCTATCTGAAGCACCTTGGATATAAAGTTAGATATGTGAGGAATATTACCGATGTTGGCCACCTGGAAAATGATGCCGATGCCGGCGAAGACAAGATCGGCAAAAAAGCCCGGCTGGAAGAACTGGAGCCCATGGAAGTAGTTCAGTATTATACCAATAGCTACCATCACAATATGGACCAGCTGAACGTGCTTTCCCCCAGCATAGAACCTCACGCCTCCGGCCATATCATCGAACAGATAGAAATGGTCAAAGCCATCCTGGAAAAAGGATATGCCTACGAGAAAAACGGCTCGGTTTATTTTGATATTGAAAAATATAATAACGACCATCAATACGGGATACTGTCAGGAAGAAAAGTAGATGAACTGCTCGCTTTTACCCGTGAACTGGAAGGACAGGAAGAAAAGAAGAACAGCGCCGATTTTGCGCTCTGGAAAAAGGCTACACCGGAACATATCATGCGCTGGCCTTCCCCATGGAGCAACGGCTATCCCGGCTGGCACCTCGAATGCTCCACCATGGGGACCAAATACCTGGGAGAAGTTTTTGATATCCACGGTGGTGGTATGGATCTGCTCTTCCCCCACCATGAATCGGAAATTGCACAATCGGTTGCTGCCAACGGTAAAATGCCGGTGAAATACTGGCTGCACAATAATATGGTCACCATCAACGGGCAGAAGATGGGAAAATCACTCGGAAACGCTGTATCTCTCAACCAGTTCTTCAGCGGTGATCATCCTCTCCTGGTGAAAGCATACAGCCCCATGACCATCCGCTTTTTTATGCTGCAGGCACAATATCGCAGTACGCTTGACTTCTCCAACGAAGCCCTGCAAGCCTCCGAAAAAGGCCTTGAAAAATTGATGAATGCATCACAAACACTGAAAAAGCTGAATGCTTCCGATAAAAGCACGGAAAACATCGCCCTCCTGGAAAAACAATGCTACGATGCCATGGACGACGACTTCAACAGCCCCGTCCTGATATCACACTTATTTAACGCCGTTAGAATTATTAACAGTGTTAATGATGGCAAAGCATCTCTTAACGCGGAAGACCTTAAAAAGCTGACCGGTCTTTACAATACTTTCGTATTCGACATCCTTGGACTCAAGCGGGAAGAGGAGGGAGGCAGTGATGATATGCTTACGGCAAAACTGATTGATACCATGCTTTCTCTCCGTCAGGAAGCGAAGAAGAATAAGGACTTTGCTACTTCTGACAGGATAAGGGATGCGCTGGCAGAGCTGGGAGTTGTGGTGAAAGATACGAAGGAAGGAGCGGTTTGGGAGAGGAAATGATCTCAGATCTCAGATCGCAGATCGCAGATCGCAGATCTATGTGCGATTTTTTGCTTGGGGATTTACGATATTCTAGTTGTCATGTTTTTTGTTGCGGTATTGATACTGGATACAAGTATAGATATTATTTCATTGCTTTCTTTTAGAAGAAAATCCATTTCTTCTATATCTTTTATTTCAAATGATCCAATGATGATTTTCAAAGCCATATGGGTTTCTCTCATTTCTTTTAAACTTATTCTAAGTTTATGAATGAAATCCTTTCGGGATTCTGCACTGCCCGATTCTGCATAATTCAGGGCAACGGAAATACTGGATCTAACGATCTGATTTGTAATAATATTTTTCTCCTGGGACATGGGAATTCCCTTTGTCAACCGGATTACCCGGGAAACAAACTCCAAAAGGCGATTTTCAAATGAATTTCGATTCATGTACTAAAAGTTTTACCATCTAACCATTAGTACCTTAAAATCCAAAATATTCCATTTGAAGTCGAAAAATTTTACATCCAAATTAGATCTTCGATCTGATCTCTGCGATCTGATCTCTGCGATCTGCGATCTGATCTCTGCGATCTGCGATCTATTTGCTTACTATTAAATAATAATTCTTCTTCCCCTTTTGAACCAGTATGTATTTGTCATTCAGCAGGTCGTTTTTGGAAACCACGAAATCTTCCTGAACTTTGGTTTTGTTGACTGAAACCCCGTTGTCTTTCAGCATTCTTCTGGCTTCACCTTTGGAAGGAAAGATGTTGGTTTTTTCGGTGAGGAAATCGACAAGTGGTATTCCTGAAAGGATCTCTTCCCTGGAAACCTGGCTTTGGGGCACCCCATCGAAGATGCTGAGCAGGGTACGTTCATCCAGTTTCTTCAAGGTGTCGGTGGTGCCTTTACCGAATAATATTTCCGATGCTTCAACGGCAGCAAGGTATTCTTCTTCCGAATGCACGCGGATGGTGATATCTTTGGCCAGTGCCTTCTGAAGCTCCCGCAGATGCGGCGCTTCTTTATGCCTGAGGGTGATCTCTTCGATCTCTTCCTGGCTAAACAAGGTGAAGATTTTGATATACCTTTCGGCATCTTCATCGGAAACGTTTAGCCAGAACTGATAAAAAGCATATGGAGATGTCCTTTCGGGGTCAAGCCAAACGTTGCCCGATTCTGTTTTTCCGAATTTGCCGCCATCGGCTTTGGTGACCAACGGAGTGGTCAGTGCATAGGCTTCCCCACCCTTCATCCTGCGTATCAATTCATTTCCGGTTGTGATATTGCCCCATTGATCCGATCCGCCCATCTGCAACTTGCAGTTCAGATTCTCATATAAATACAGGAAATCATAGCCCTGAACCAGCTGATAAGAAAATTCGGTGAAGGAAAGCCCGGTTTCCAGCCTTTTCTGCACCGAGTCTTTCGACATCATGTAATTGATCGTGATATGCTTGCCAATGTCACGAATAAAATCCAGGAATTTGTAATCTTTGAACCAGTCGTAATTATTGACTACCACAGCAGAGCTTTCCCCGCAATTAAAATCCAGGAATTTCTTCAGTTGTTTTGTTTGTCCCGCCAGGTTTATCTGCAGCGTTTCCGCATCCAAAAGGTTCCTTTCCTGTGATTTACCTGAAGGATCCCCGACCATACCTGTCGCTCCGCCTACCAATACCACCGGTTTGTGACCGTGCCGCTGAAAATGTACAAGCAGCATGATGGTGGCCAGACTTCCGATATGCAGTGAGTCTGCCGTAGGGTCAAACCCGATGTATCCTGCGGTCATTTCCTTGTTAAGCTGTTCTTCCGTGCCCGGGATCATATCATGGATCATCCCCCGCCAACGTAGTTCATCAATAAAATTCATGTTGAGGCTTTTTTTGCAAATATAGTTTTTTCGATGTATTGTATATTCAAAATTGTATACAAACCATTGTGTTGCCCATAATTTCTTAGCTTTGCCCAATGAATCTGGTTACAGGAGGAACGGGGCTTGTAGGATCTCATCTCTTGCTGGAACTGGCCAGGAAAAATATCCCGGTCAGGGCCATCTTCAGAGATCCTGAAAAAATTGAGCTTGCCAGGAAGGTTTTTGAAGCTTATGAAGACCCTGGAATGGAGTTGTTCGGCCGCATCCAATGGGTGAAAGGCGATATCCTGGATGTTCCTTCCCTGGAAGATGCCATGGTTGATGTTGACCATGTTTATCATGCCGCCGGTGTGGTTTCTTTTCATCCTAAGGGAAGGGCCATGATGATGAAAATCAACGTTGAAGGTACTGCCAACGTCGTGAATGTAGCCCTGGCCGGTAATGTAAAAAAACTGTGCCATGTAAGTTCCATCGCCGCCCTGGGAAGGGCAGAAAACGATGGAATGGTAGATGAACACACCGAATGGAAAACCTCCCGTGAAAATTCCTATTATGCCATCAGCAAGTATGGCGCGGAAAGAGAAGTATGGCGGGGCATGGAGGAAGGTCTGGATGCGAATATCGTGAATCCCTCCATCATCCTGGGTTTTGCACAACCCGACCAGGGTAGCACACAGATGTTTGAGACCGCCTGGAATGGACTGAAATACTATACCCTGGGCGTAAACGGATATGTGGATGCAAGAGATGTGTCGCGGGCTATGCGCTTGCTGATGGAAAGCGATATCCGCAATGAACGCTTCATCCTGAATGCCGCCAACCTGACTTACCAGGAACTCTTTAACATCATGGCTGATGTGATGGGAAAGAAAAGACCTTCCATAAAGGTGAACAAGTTCATGAGTGAGGTATCCTGGAGGGCGGAAAAAGTGAAAAGCCTTATCACAGGCAAATCCCCCCTTATCACCCGCGAAACAGCCAGAACGGCCATGACTACCTACCGGTATTCAAGTGATAAGATCTGTGAAAGGATTGGATTTGAGTTCACCGACATTGATCAAACAATCCGGGAACTTTATCAGCTTTTTAAAAAGTATTATTTCAAATAATTCAATCTGTGCAAATCTGAGTAATCTGTGGTAAATTATTTCACCACAGATTACTCAGATTTGCACAGATTATATCTATTTTTGCCCCCATAAAAGCGATAATCATGAAAAAGACAGCATTGATCTACTGGCCAAAGAAGGGAAACGTTGAAAATGCAGCCAACAAAATAGTTGAACAGTTTGAAGGTCATCCAATTGACTTGTTTACCATAACCCAGGTTGATGTGGAATCACTGACCGGATATGATCTTATCATTGTTGGTGGCTCAACCGTCGGCGCCGACAACTGGGAAGACACTCATAAGACCCGCTGGATCGATTTTTTCCAAAAACTTGGGAAGATACACCTTCACGGACAAAAGGTTGCCATCTACGGTCTGGGCGACCAGGTTTTGTATCCTGATCATTTTGTCGACGGCATTGCCGCTATCCGTGAGGAGTTTGCCCGACACCACGTTGATTTCATAGGTTACTGGCCTGTTAAAGGCTATGATTTCACAGGATCACGTTCGGCAGAAGGAGATCATTTCCTGGGACTGGCCCTCGACAACGACCAGCAACCCGAGCTTACGAATGAACGCATTCTTTCCTGGGTAAAACAAATTAAGAAAGAAGCCGGATTTTAATGCTAAAGGGCTATTGGTGCCGGA harbors:
- the kbl gene encoding glycine C-acetyltransferase gives rise to the protein MYGKMKEHLQKELHEIKEAGLFKNERIIVSPQGAPISLNTGQEVLNFCANNYLGLSNHPRLVKASKEVLDSHGFGMSSVRFICGTQDIHKTLEKKIADFFGTEDTILYAACFDANGGVFEPLFTAEDAIISDSLNHASIIDGVRLCKAQRFRYENADMADLEEKLKEASQTARFKIIVTDGVFSMDGNVAPMDKINELAKKYDALIMVDECHSAGVVGKTGRGVTELFNIRGEVDIITGTLGKAFGGGIGGFTTGRKEIIELLRQRSRPYLFSNSLIPAAVGAGIEMFDMMTETNELQDKLHWNTEYFMEKMKAAGFDIKPSKSAICAVMLYDAKLSQEMAAKLLDEGIYVIGFYYPVVPKGLARIRVQLSAAHEKEHLDKCIAGFTKVGKELGVIK
- the cysS gene encoding cysteine--tRNA ligase gives rise to the protein MQNNLQVYNSLSRKKEAFEPINPPFVGMYVCGPTVYGEGHLGHARPAITFDLIFRYLKHLGYKVRYVRNITDVGHLENDADAGEDKIGKKARLEELEPMEVVQYYTNSYHHNMDQLNVLSPSIEPHASGHIIEQIEMVKAILEKGYAYEKNGSVYFDIEKYNNDHQYGILSGRKVDELLAFTRELEGQEEKKNSADFALWKKATPEHIMRWPSPWSNGYPGWHLECSTMGTKYLGEVFDIHGGGMDLLFPHHESEIAQSVAANGKMPVKYWLHNNMVTINGQKMGKSLGNAVSLNQFFSGDHPLLVKAYSPMTIRFFMLQAQYRSTLDFSNEALQASEKGLEKLMNASQTLKKLNASDKSTENIALLEKQCYDAMDDDFNSPVLISHLFNAVRIINSVNDGKASLNAEDLKKLTGLYNTFVFDILGLKREEEGGSDDMLTAKLIDTMLSLRQEAKKNKDFATSDRIRDALAELGVVVKDTKEGAVWERK
- a CDS encoding four helix bundle protein, which produces MNRNSFENRLLEFVSRVIRLTKGIPMSQEKNIITNQIVRSSISVALNYAESGSAESRKDFIHKLRISLKEMRETHMALKIIIGSFEIKDIEEMDFLLKESNEIISILVSSINTATKNMTTRIS
- a CDS encoding tyrosine--tRNA ligase, with amino-acid sequence MNFIDELRWRGMIHDMIPGTEEQLNKEMTAGYIGFDPTADSLHIGSLATIMLLVHFQRHGHKPVVLVGGATGMVGDPSGKSQERNLLDAETLQINLAGQTKQLKKFLDFNCGESSAVVVNNYDWFKDYKFLDFIRDIGKHITINYMMSKDSVQKRLETGLSFTEFSYQLVQGYDFLYLYENLNCKLQMGGSDQWGNITTGNELIRRMKGGEAYALTTPLVTKADGGKFGKTESGNVWLDPERTSPYAFYQFWLNVSDEDAERYIKIFTLFSQEEIEEITLRHKEAPHLRELQKALAKDITIRVHSEEEYLAAVEASEILFGKGTTDTLKKLDERTLLSIFDGVPQSQVSREEILSGIPLVDFLTEKTNIFPSKGEARRMLKDNGVSVNKTKVQEDFVVSKNDLLNDKYILVQKGKKNYYLIVSK
- a CDS encoding NAD-dependent epimerase/dehydratase family protein encodes the protein MNLVTGGTGLVGSHLLLELARKNIPVRAIFRDPEKIELARKVFEAYEDPGMELFGRIQWVKGDILDVPSLEDAMVDVDHVYHAAGVVSFHPKGRAMMMKINVEGTANVVNVALAGNVKKLCHVSSIAALGRAENDGMVDEHTEWKTSRENSYYAISKYGAEREVWRGMEEGLDANIVNPSIILGFAQPDQGSTQMFETAWNGLKYYTLGVNGYVDARDVSRAMRLLMESDIRNERFILNAANLTYQELFNIMADVMGKKRPSIKVNKFMSEVSWRAEKVKSLITGKSPLITRETARTAMTTYRYSSDKICERIGFEFTDIDQTIRELYQLFKKYYFK
- a CDS encoding flavodoxin, which produces MKKTALIYWPKKGNVENAANKIVEQFEGHPIDLFTITQVDVESLTGYDLIIVGGSTVGADNWEDTHKTRWIDFFQKLGKIHLHGQKVAIYGLGDQVLYPDHFVDGIAAIREEFARHHVDFIGYWPVKGYDFTGSRSAEGDHFLGLALDNDQQPELTNERILSWVKQIKKEAGF